From bacterium:
AATGGGGCGATACTGATATCTGTTGCGCCTTGTCTGATTTCAATATCGATGCCAAAATGAACGGGGCGTACATTGCCATGGGTCTGCTGTACGGCGAAGGCGATTTTAAGAAATCCATGGAAATCAGCACGCGCTGCGGAGGCGACTCTGACTGCAATCCATCAAACTGTTCGGGAGTGATGGGAATTATCCTCGGCTATGACCGTATTCCGGCTGAGTGGACCCGGTATATTGATGACATCTCGGATTCGACTTTTATCTATACCGATTACTCATTCAATAAAGCAGTAGAGAGAACCCTGCACTATGCGAAAGAATTGATTATTAAAAACGGCGGCAGAATTGAAGACGGGAACTGTTATATCAAGATTCAGAAACCCAAAGCAGCAAAGTATGAGAAATCCTTCCCCAATATGAAGCCCAAATTTAAAGTGACCATTGAAGATGAAAACTGCTGGAAATGGAAGGGAAACTGGAAGGTAATCAAAGAGCCCATTGAGTGGGGTTATAAAGAACCGCAGATGCAGGCCTCGGAGAAAGGTTCTGAAGTAGATTTTACATTTGAAGGTACCGGTGCGGTGATTATGGGGAGGTTTGATAAAGACTGCGGTAAAGCTGATGTGTATGTGGACGGTGAATTCGCGAGAACTATTGACAACTACTATTATGTGATGAAATGGGGTGCGGGAGACGGCTGGCTTAACGGCGCACATCTCTTTCATGTAATTAATCTGGATCACGGTTCCCATACGATCAAAATGATCATTAATGGAGAAAAGAACGAAAAATCTTCAGGCACGAAACTGAAAATCGCGAGGGCAATTGTTTATGATCAAATAAATAAATGAGATGTAAAATGGAAATAAGATACATGTGATTTTGTTTTTACTGGTTCCTTCCATATTTGCGCAGGACAGGGAAAAAGTAATTCTGTATTGTGATTTGGGAGATGATATAGATGAAAGTAAAAAACCCAACAGCAGTATTGGTATGTATATAAATGAAGATGAATTTATAAAAAGAATTATGAAAAGGTATTTGAATCAGAATTTTTATCGAAATAATTGATTAGAATGCACTGGATTTATTACTGCCAGGGGCCCTTATCTTTGAAAGTAAATAGCGGATGTAATAAAATAAAAAACAGGAGACTATTATGAAGAATCAACATAATTTGAGATTCAGAAGTACGTTTCATATGAATTATAGTTTTTTGTTTCAATTTTGGCAAAAAGTGCTGTTTGTTTTCATTCTGCTGTTTGTGGCAGTAACATCAGTGTCTAATGTCCAAGCGCAAAATTCTGTTGTTAAGGAGCGGCGTTTAAAGGTTAGTGATTACCGTAACAAGATGATGGCCGGCTGGCTCGGCCAGATGGCAGGTGTTGGCTGGGGGGCTCCCACAGAGTTTCGTTATCAAAGCCGTATTATTCCGGAAGGTGAGGTACCTGCGTGGCAGCCCAAAATGGTAAATGTGTGGGACCAGGACGACCTTTATGTTGAAATGACATTCCTGTGTTCCCTTGAAATGTATGGTTTTGATGTATCAATGCGCCAGGCTGGTATTGACTTTGCCAACAGTAAGTATCAACTATGGCATGCAAATAATGCCGGCCGTATTAATTTACGTAACGGCATTGCACCGCCCGATTGCGGCCATCCGGAATTCAATAAACATGCGGATGACATTGATTATCAGATTGAAGCCGATTATTCAGGCTTGATCGCACCGGGACTGCCCAACACTGTTATAGCTCTTGGTGAGAAGTTTGGGCGTTTGATGAATTACGGAGACGGACTGTATGGCGGCCAGTTTGTGGGAGGGATGTATGCCGAAGCTTTTTTCGAGAATGATCCCTTAAAAATAGTTAAAGCAGGGCTTAAATGTATTCCATCAGGCAGTCAATATGCAGAGGCGGTTAGAGATGTGATAAACTGGCACCAGAAGAATCCTGATGACTGGCAGAAAACCTGGCAGCTTATTAATGAAAAATATCACGATAATCCGGACTATCGGCGATTTTCCTGCGCAGGGAAGGAGAGTAAATTTGATATTGATGCCAAACTCAACGGAGCATATGTTGTTATGGGATTGCTTTATGGAAATTGCGATCTTGATCAAACTACCATTATATCGATGAGATGTGGTCAGGATTCCGACTGTAATCCCTCAAGCGCTGCCGGCGTAATTTTTACTACCGTTGGTTATGATAAACTTCCGAAGCGTTTTATATCAGGGTTGGAACGGGATAAGAAGTTCAGTTATACGGAATATAATTTCCCCATGTTAATTGATGTTTGTGAGAAACTGGCCAGAGAGACTGTATTACGGGCCGGTGGACGTATTGAGAAGAATGATGATGGAGAAGAAATATTCGTCATTCCGGTTATGGAGGTCAAACCCGGCAGCCTTGAACAGTGTTGGGAACCCGGCCCAATTGCAGGCACACGTTTTACCAGTAAAGAACTCCCTCAGTTACAATGGAGATGGTTTTTCAGACTGGCTTTGTGGCTGTTACTTGTTCTGGCCGTATTCGCATTAAAGGAAAACCGTAACCTGAAGGCTTTTTGGATTGTTGTTCCACTGATAACAGTGTTGGTTTTGAGAGCAATTTTTAGTCAACTCATACCGTCCGACTTTTTTAAAGAGGGTATTGATCCGGTTCTAATCGTTAGCTTTTCAATAGGAATAGGTCTGTTGTTTTTACTTGGAGAAAAAATTGCACGATTCAAATGGATTGTTCCTTTTGGCTTGGCTATTGTGGTTTTTGCTGCAGCGGGACTCATTGGGACAATGGACACTTGTAAAGGTTTTTATGATGGAGCAGCAAAGACATTTTTTGCAACTTATTTTTCCTGGGCAGCGACACTGCTGTTGGGGGTAACATTCACATCTTTTCTTTGCCGTAAACGGTATAGTAATAAACGTTTTCTTCTTTTTATGCTGATGTGGACCATAATCTTAAAAATCATTTTAGATACAGCCGTTGCCGCCAGTACATGGGGTTTTGCTATTTTATCTGCATATTTTATTTGGATACTTATTCTTAGTTTTGTGATGGGTATTGTACAGTATCTGTTTATGCTGCCTTTCTGGATACTGGCATTCAAAAATAAGATTTATAATCAACGATTTCGAAATTATCTCAAGTTGCCGGAAGATAATCAGTCAAAATAATATGTTTTTTTGAGTATTATTAATGGAGCTTTTTTTAGACCGGAGAAATTAAAATGAATAATAAGTTATATCTGGTTTGTTTAGGAATTTTAATAGGAATACACACCCTTTCATTCGGTGCTGATGTGAGAATTAAGGCAATCCCCAATGAATCGACACCCAGAACAATTATACTTGAAAATGATAGTTTGTCCATGACCATTTCACTGGATTGGAAGCTGAGTGTTAAGTCCTTAAAATTCAAAAAGAAAAATATTGAA
This genomic window contains:
- a CDS encoding ADP-ribosylglycohydrolase family protein encodes the protein WGDTDICCALSDFNIDAKMNGAYIAMGLLYGEGDFKKSMEISTRCGGDSDCNPSNCSGVMGIILGYDRIPAEWTRYIDDISDSTFIYTDYSFNKAVERTLHYAKELIIKNGGRIEDGNCYIKIQKPKAAKYEKSFPNMKPKFKVTIEDENCWKWKGNWKVIKEPIEWGYKEPQMQASEKGSEVDFTFEGTGAVIMGRFDKDCGKADVYVDGEFARTIDNYYYVMKWGAGDGWLNGAHLFHVINLDHGSHTIKMIINGEKNEKSSGTKLKIARAIVYDQINK
- a CDS encoding ADP-ribosylglycohydrolase family protein; this translates as MKNQHNLRFRSTFHMNYSFLFQFWQKVLFVFILLFVAVTSVSNVQAQNSVVKERRLKVSDYRNKMMAGWLGQMAGVGWGAPTEFRYQSRIIPEGEVPAWQPKMVNVWDQDDLYVEMTFLCSLEMYGFDVSMRQAGIDFANSKYQLWHANNAGRINLRNGIAPPDCGHPEFNKHADDIDYQIEADYSGLIAPGLPNTVIALGEKFGRLMNYGDGLYGGQFVGGMYAEAFFENDPLKIVKAGLKCIPSGSQYAEAVRDVINWHQKNPDDWQKTWQLINEKYHDNPDYRRFSCAGKESKFDIDAKLNGAYVVMGLLYGNCDLDQTTIISMRCGQDSDCNPSSAAGVIFTTVGYDKLPKRFISGLERDKKFSYTEYNFPMLIDVCEKLARETVLRAGGRIEKNDDGEEIFVIPVMEVKPGSLEQCWEPGPIAGTRFTSKELPQLQWRWFFRLALWLLLVLAVFALKENRNLKAFWIVVPLITVLVLRAIFSQLIPSDFFKEGIDPVLIVSFSIGIGLLFLLGEKIARFKWIVPFGLAIVVFAAAGLIGTMDTCKGFYDGAAKTFFATYFSWAATLLLGVTFTSFLCRKRYSNKRFLLFMLMWTIILKIILDTAVAASTWGFAILSAYFIWILILSFVMGIVQYLFMLPFWILAFKNKIYNQRFRNYLKLPEDNQSK